DNA sequence from the Euwallacea fornicatus isolate EFF26 chromosome 2, ASM4011564v1, whole genome shotgun sequence genome:
TCAAAAAGAAAAGCTCGTAAAAATGTACGTTGGAAGGGTGCTATTGTCCCCGAAATGTCGTTTTTGCAGGAAAATATAGGCAAATATCTGTAGGGTAATGTAAACAGGAGTTTAAATAACGTCAGTAAATTGGCCAATTTTATAAGTTCTAAGAAAACAAAACACATGTCTCCGAGCCACTATAGagttcgttatttttttttgcctaTTTTCTTGTTAGCACCTGTCGATGTAGacaaaacaaaattccataaatggGTTCATATTTTAGCGAGTCATTCAGTTAAATAGATTCGACGATTCATATGTGACATCCGACGAAATTCCGACAATTTGCTCtgtattttttgaagaaaggTTTTTTGGCTTTCCTAACTTGACTTGAATTTCTTATATGGTCtaattttgtacatttttagtttaatcTGAATTTTTAGGAGAGATTTAGTACCATATTACATTCGAATTTAGCATATTTAATAAACagaaatatttctaaatttataaaatgtttatctcattttattaaacatgTTTATGAACCCTCAGGTAGGTATAATGATTTGCTTATAAAGCCATCTGCCATTTAGGAAAGCCTAATGGGCTTTTGCCTCTATGTAATTTGCTATTTCATTACAAAACCACCTGTTCATATTATTGGCAGATTAAAACTACCGATAGTGTGCAAAGAACTGTTTCTAGCCGTTAATAAAAGCCATAATTTTAAGTCAATGCGATtttttgcaaagaaaaaataaagggcgttttaaaaaataccctGTGGCCATTCCATATACCGTAAAACCGATTcgaaatcagcaaaaaaatacaagaaattttaacataGTCTAAAAATCAGTGACCACTGAATCCACGTACccccttaaaaaattaaacccacgggaaaagtaaaacaaatcgcgaaaaataattaattaatttcgaagAATTTATTTCATACGCAGCGGTAGCGACTGCTTGGCACCCTCtctgaatttaaattgaagccGTCCTAATTTCCATTCGAAACAATAAAGGTTGCAGTTTTATCTTATAATGTTATTGCCAATAAATAGATGTCGCCacgaaaatattgtttagtcATAGTAATATTAGATATCGCTATATTCCTTCATACccaaaaaaaacgaattttaaatgtttcacaaatttaagaaatattgattaaattagaataaataaaaatatttttcatagagaTTTGTTCAATATAAGTCATTTTACGAAAGTTACGTCAAATTTGAATACATGAAAGTATTCGAAACCAACATCAACTACTCTTCGACAGATGTCGCTCAGATAAAGGCGGAGGATCTTGGTGAAATAATATCGCGTTTTAGTAGGAACTAAAGGTATTACCTGGTAGATGTCGCCTGAGTACAGAGTTTACTTTTAATCCCTCTAGGGTGTAGTAAAAGTTTTCTGCGTTGACTGCGCCATCTTTGGACGAATATCAGTGTTTGCTCtgcaatacaaaaaaaataatttaagaaatggagaaaatgaaaacggAACGTTGCGAAAACAGAAAGTTGAATTAATGCAATAAGACTTTTCTTTCTCGCACGAAAATTTCCAaacgaatatatttttaccttttctcctcttttgaattttcataccAATTACCATAACCGTGCTAATCTGCATGTGAACgaagcaaaattaaaacactCATATTAAGTGACAAATAGTAAAAGTTGAACCAAATAATTGAAGGAAAAGCACCCAATCTACCTGTCTAATAACAATTGTCAATACGGAACCCCGCTCCACTAACCAGTTGAAATATATTGATTCTGCAGAACTGGTGCTACGGGTTCAATACATCTCCGTTAGGAAATTCAATGCACAATGTCGGAATTCGATCACAatagaataatttttctcaTGAGTTTGTGTTTGGTGTTCCAGGCGAACATTCATGGTGGTAATGCTTTGCAAGGAGAGTATTGGAACccatatttccattttccgtATGGGGGACCGTATATGGGGGTAAGTTAGAGAACGGGTGAGAAAcccctaaaaaaatttttgggaaGGTATCACTTTTCATTTCATGTAGATATTGACTGCTTTTGCAATACCTTTGAAAGTCAATACACCGGGTGATGTGTTCTTATCCGTCAATTTTGAGGCCTCTTATAGTCTACCACAGAACCAGACCTCATTTATGTTCCCCCCAGTTATAGGACAAACTGCCCGACAACTATTGTATAACTTATTTGAACAGAAATTGAAAAGGTGAGTGTTGAAGAGCGTAAGAAAAAGTTACAATTAGATCAATATGGAAATAATCAGAACGACATTGCGCCTTTCTTTTCATCATCGTATGTTAAAAGTTTGAAGGACTAAGTCATTTACGATAAAGATTTGTCTGGGTGAGTCATTATCCCACCCATGTGTGTTTTAGTGATAGAGATACCGAAACATGTGTCCGTTCTATTGGGTAAAATTGAAGTTTGTTGTACTTAATTGGGTTCTACACATAGCTACTTGTGGGCATACAAGTTCCCTCAACTCTCTTACTGTGATTATCCAGGGACAGGGCTGTCCTTTCTTTCTTCTCCTGAGTAGTTCgacaaaaatatgatttactCTCGAAATAGATCCAGTATCTTTGAAGTATATTTTGAAGAGGACATTTTTTTAGTAACGGCTATCCAGGACGACCCTGCTTGCTCAGAACAATTTGTGAGGCAGCGGACTTGTCTACAGCAGGAACAGGAATTCTGGGTGATATTGTGCATTTGATTTTAACGTATGTTCTTCGTACTGATGAAATCATCGGTCAAGATAGTTCAATACTTTATTTCCAGACCGTCGTCATCGTTAAACACGAATCTGACCCAGGAGTATCAGGAAGCCGAGGGACAAGCCAAAAAGAAGCACGGTTGCAAAAAATACAAGAAATCCTGCAAATTTAGTTTGCTCAAAGTCTTCACTTGGGTCGAGAAAGTTTTTGCTGGAAGTGGCATACCAAATGGAAAGTTACTTAATGggaaaagataatttttaaatatttccattggaacttcaataaaaatttttcgaattaattatttttgcttctCCTGTGTCGCAAAAAGTTGAACTAAAGATTCGCTGCAGGGTTTTATGATACTACATAGATCAAATTATGGGCTGTAACGATTGCAAAATGGTTGACCTTGACTGTAGAGAAATTTAGCAACTTATGGtgcatatataaatattatatagaAACCGCAAATAGTAGATCATGTTTGAAGCCTTACCAACTTTTTTGTCTAGCAGATCTATCGATAAGTCTTATTCCTAGTCTTCTTTAGGTTACCATCCCGCCGATGATGACCTCTAAGCAAAGCTCCAAATATATTCTTCATAATTAGTTTCAATAGTAGGGAATTCCCATAAAAAGTACGTTGCTAAACCGCGTCCATCTTCTTTCTCTTGTCAAAGACCCTTTGTTTCACTCTGTCTGTCATTTATTATagtgttttcaaatttagtacagtAGTGTTGTGAACTTGTTGCCTCAGGTTCTGAGGTAGGACAGCTACTCCAGGACATGTCATCTTTGTCACTTGCCAttcttattttgttattaGCGACTCTTAATAAGAGTGTTTCAATTTGTATTATCTTCGATTTCTGGCAACGATAAGAATTCCAAACCCTCATAAGGTACCACTGCACATTAATCTACTATGGATAGCAAAAGATCCAGAAATCGCCAATCTCGCTCTTCTGAAGGGAAGAAAAGGTCCCACCATCGAAGAAGGAAATCTAGTTCTCATTCCAGAGATGGGAGTCCCAGTGAAAAAAGCATGCTTAAGAACATAGAACTAGACTTAGATTTAAAAGAGAAGCTCAATGACCTTCCTGAAGTACTGAAGTTCATTGAACGGCTAcagaaaattattgaaaaacagGTGAAAAAGGTTATTAAATGGAAGAACAAAGTGAAGCAGCTGCAGGAGGTAAGAATGAGCAATAAAAGGAAAAGAGGTCTATATATGGTGAATCCTTTATACAGAAAAAGAGCAAACATGTTTTTACTCAAACTGACAGTGATGTTTTTGCCAAAGACACAGTAGGGAACAATCATTTATTGTCAGAAAGTGGACTTGGTAATGAGAAGAGTTTAGTTGATGATATCAGGGAAGCTGCAGAGCAAGCTGTGCAAAACTCAGGTTTTGTGTATGATGAAGCCTCAGGACTCTACTATGATTCTAATAGTGGATACTATTATAATTCAGTAAGTAAAAGTACGAAGCACAGTAACTGCTAAAACTGTTCAAAAAACCACATAATGTCATAGTACATGTGGTGTTCTATGTTTtggtgatgaaaaaaaaacaaaagtgtGGCATTTATTAATACTATTTACTGTTTTACTTGTTTACTTATTACTTCATTATTGCCCAGTAGCCTGGAAACATGCACCTGCATTATTCTCATGGAATCTTAAAATCatgtatatttattactttggccaccaaattttatttttttaattctgattaAGATAAATTCATATATAGGAAACCAGGCTGTATTATGATACTTCAAGTGGCATTTACTTCAATTACAACCACACCACCCAGTGCTATGAGTATAATTGCCAAGTAGACCCATCTTCAGTACTTCTCAGAGGAGCAGAATTGGAAGAAAAAGGCACATCCAGCAAATTGAAGAGAAAACCTCATAAATATGAgaagaaatcttcaaaagtaaGGAGGAAATATGTTGTgttaattcttaattttgaTACTTGTTTATTTTAGTGAAACACAGAATTCTGTTATCTAttggatattttcaatttaattttgagaacTCAAATGTAACAACCAGTCTCACAACTCTTTATGCAGACCTCGGAGCTGCTAGGTCTTTAATACATAACCTGAAAATTTGCTTATAACATATGTGGATGAAAGCTTACAAAATAGGATTGATACTTTGAGTCTCGCTATCTCTAACAATACTGAACTTGACAAATATTTTAGGTTCTGCTATTCATCTAAtggcaaatttttcaattcaaaattgaaatttgtctGAAAAGAATGTTGACATAACCCACTAAGGTGATAAACTTGTTGATTGTGTACGACAATATACTAACAGTACAGACGTAATGGGCAAAGTgggataaatttttttcattgttgagTATTTATGGATAAAAACGTTAGCAagatattgtttattttgtgagacgcttttttttacaagttttattATTGCTTAAAAACTGAGTGTAACAGAATTCTGACCTTCCTGCATTATCTTCCCACGATTTGTCACAAtccattatttcttttttttacaggTAAACAGCTTCTACAATATGGAATCGCTTTCaagttatttcaataatatgaATATATCTAATCTACGCAGTATGGTCTCCGGTACGTATAGGAAGTAACGTTCATGTTATTTGCAGGAGTGCAAGAAAAGACGGAAGTACGATCATCTCACTGTGGATTTGGAGGAGGGAGAATGCTCTGATGGAGCTTCGACAAACTGCGACGACGGGTCCTTGTCTGAGTCAAGTGGTACCGAAAATTTTACCCAAATCAATTGAAGAAACTTCACTGACGCCACTGTTTTATCTTATTGCCAGACCTCACCAAGCAGTGGCCTCCTTGTATGCGTATGATTGTGGAAACCACGGAAATCCCTACAATTAAACCAGGAACGTTGTCTATTATCACGTGCGACGGAGGCACCGTAGGGCGTGAAGGAGCTGCGCACTCCATCTGTCTGCCCGACATTAATGTGAGCAAACATCACTTGAGAATCAGCTACGATTCCGACTCTTCCAAGTACTTGGTGGTGGATCTCGGTTCAAGGAATGGGACACTATTGAATGGAAAGAGGATATCCAGTTCAAAGCAGGAAAGTGAACCTACGGAGGTTCCTCACGGCAGTAAACTTCAATTGGGGTCTACGATTTTACTGTGTCATATTCATGAGGGAACGCAGACTTGCGGGCATTGTGAGCCTGGATTGTTACTTGAGGAGGAAAAGGGTAAGGTAAAAGGGGAATTTCAGGTAAAATAACGTATATTCCGTAGTTTTACGTTTTTACAAAACAGATCACCCACAAAACGACTTACATCTACACGCCGTTTTGCGGGTCGTGTTTCCGTCAATTTCCTCAGCGTTTAACACGAACCCAAAGCTTTAGGAACAGTTTTTTCTGTAATCATTGATTTTCTTGCAGGCCCACTCGTTTTAGTGGGGAACAACCGCAAAAACCTGAACCAACAATTTAAAAGTGAACTCAAACGATTGAAAAAACAGCATGGCCTTGTAGGCTTGACGGATGATTCAGTCAAATTGGCTGAAGGTTACACGGATCGAGCGGAGCGTAGAAGGGTGGAAGTTGGCAGTCAAAATCCTTATGAAAAGACAGAATCTGCTTCTTTAGAGGGGCAAGTTAGTTGTTCGAAAGATATTCTTTTaatcattgtttttattattcgcAGTTCAATTCCTTCGCAAAACAAAGGATTTAAGTTGCTAGCGAAGATGGGCTGGAAAGAGGGACAATCATTGGGGAAGGATGGAACTACGGGAGTTAAGGAACCGGTCAGTATtacaattaagaaatttcttgCTTTAAAGATTTCTTATTATGTATATTAACTATTTGAGGGTCGGTACAAAGTACAAATAAAAGAGCATGTAACGAAACATATTGaacgtaaaataataataacgttaaaatttattttaattctttatcCGTGTTTAATtgcacattaatttttttgcagttcCCAATAATAGCGaagcatatttttttgttttattacatattttagatTAAAGTGACATCTAACGTTGGGACTGCAGGAATTGGCGCAGTCGGGAATGTTACCATACCTCAAGTTTCAAGTAACAGTGCGAAGCAAAGTATATGGAAAAAGACGCAGGagcgatttgaaaaattacccaataaaaatgttaatattttcagTGATGAAGAATCTGATAGTTGATGAACactttatttgttaataaataatatttaagtgcatttatcatatttttgcaGGTATATAAATGTACATATTTAGTAATagtttaattggaaaattgttgtgttatgttgtGTGTATgagaataaatttttgtttttgattgcACCGATTGTTTATATATCTTTTGATAATGTTGGATAATCTTGCCTGCACTTTCTggaaaactagaaaattttccaaagacaaaaaatatttaccggTACCtactaattttaactttcttaTCGCGCACTCTTACCGTGAATGCAAGATGTTTACCTTTATGGAAAGAGACACCagattaacaaattaaatatatttgacaattttatttaaaattttctttatgacTTTTTAGCCTAAActaggaaatttaatacaaaaattactttatactTTATCATCATATTTGGATTCTAGGCTCGATGAATTCTCGTAAAGCCGTTCCTCCCCAGTCTCACCGTCCTCTTCATCTTCCTCTCTATCTTGGGCATATCCATCGACCAGTGCTTCATCTCATTCAAATGAAGAGTGGGCGATTTccaaaaaaccaaataaaacaCTCGGAATAGTGTCACCGGATATTCTATAAATATCTTTCTAAGGTAACGCTGCATTGAACACAGATAACGATCATCCGATGTTTTTAATGACGTTGCAAAATTATCTCTACGAAATCCTGCTTAATGTTGACTTCTACGTCTCGCAATAGTTAATGAAAGTCTATAGCTGTAATAATGTGTTGGATTTATGGAAAATTCGGGTTAAAGATCAGCCATTGTATGCCGTTAAATACTTaccaataaatatattttgcaatatactgggtgtttgattaaaaaattgttttgctcCGCCTTTTTCTAAAAGAAAACTCAgtcatttttctttagaaatatttaatttcctatttaACATTTAGCTAGTAATTAGTTACAAACTTCACTGGAAAATCTACACAGTTACGCTGCCGATTACCTATAAGTACCTACAACTTTGAATGTCCCTATTTCCTACCTACATTTGGTActgttataaattattaatcgcTATacgttaaataatataaattaatttaataatacattCATTACGCCTAGctaataagtaaaaattgcCTAGGGGTTA
Encoded proteins:
- the LOC136349633 gene encoding angiogenic factor with G patch and FHA domains 1 isoform X1, whose product is MDSKRSRNRQSRSSEGKKRSHHRRRKSSSHSRDGSPSEKSMLKNIELDLDLKEKLNDLPEVLKFIERLQKIIEKQVKKVIKWKNKVKQLQEKKSKHVFTQTDSDVFAKDTVGNNHLLSESGLGNEKSLVDDIREAAEQAVQNSGFVYDEASGLYYDSNSGYYYNSETRLYYDTSSGIYFNYNHTTQCYEYNCQVDPSSVLLRGAELEEKGTSSKLKRKPHKYEKKSSKECKKRRKYDHLTVDLEEGECSDGASTNCDDGSLSESSDLTKQWPPCMRMIVETTEIPTIKPGTLSIITCDGGTVGREGAAHSICLPDINVSKHHLRISYDSDSSKYLVVDLGSRNGTLLNGKRISSSKQESEPTEVPHGSKLQLGSTILLCHIHEGTQTCGHCEPGLLLEEEKGPLVLVGNNRKNLNQQFKSELKRLKKQHGLVGLTDDSVKLAEGYTDRAERRRVEVGSQNPYEKTESASLEGSIPSQNKGFKLLAKMGWKEGQSLGKDGTTGVKEPIKVTSNVGTAGIGAVGNVTIPQVSSNSAKQSIWKKTQERFEKLPNKNVNIFSDEESDS
- the LOC136349633 gene encoding angiogenic factor with G patch and FHA domains 1 isoform X2; translated protein: MDSKRSRNRQSRSSEGKKRSHHRRRKSSSHSRDGSPSEKSMLKNIELDLDLKEKLNDLPEVLKFIERLQKIIEKQVKKVIKWKNKVKQLQEKKSKHVFTQTDSDVFAKDTVGNNHLLSESGLGNEKSLVDDIREAAEQAVQNSGFVYDEASGLYYDSNSGYYYNSETRLYYDTSSGIYFNYNHTTQCYEYNCQVDPSSVLLRGAELEEKGTSSKLKRKPHKYEKKSSKVNSFYNMESLSSYFNNMNISNLRSMVSDLTKQWPPCMRMIVETTEIPTIKPGTLSIITCDGGTVGREGAAHSICLPDINVSKHHLRISYDSDSSKYLVVDLGSRNGTLLNGKRISSSKQESEPTEVPHGSKLQLGSTILLCHIHEGTQTCGHCEPGLLLEEEKGPLVLVGNNRKNLNQQFKSELKRLKKQHGLVGLTDDSVKLAEGYTDRAERRRVEVGSQNPYEKTESASLEGSIPSQNKGFKLLAKMGWKEGQSLGKDGTTGVKEPIKVTSNVGTAGIGAVGNVTIPQVSSNSAKQSIWKKTQERFEKLPNKNVNIFSDEESDS
- the LOC136344604 gene encoding uncharacterized protein, translated to MSEFDHNRIIFLMSLCLVFQANIHGGNALQGEYWNPYFHFPYGGPYMGILTAFAIPLKVNTPGDVFLSVNFEASYSLPQNQTSFMFPPVIGQTARQLLYNLFEQKLKSNGYPGRPCLLRTICEAADLSTAGTGILGDIVHLILTPSSSLNTNLTQEYQEAEGQAKKKHGCKKYKKSCKFSLLKVFTWVEKVFAGSGIPNGKLLNGKR